In a single window of the Caproicibacterium sp. BJN0003 genome:
- a CDS encoding AAA family ATPase yields MKALFLRMKAFGCYLHETSLNFESLGEHPLFLITGNTGGGKTTILDAMCFALYGKATGGQRSWDSMRSLSAAMKEETFVEFTFALSGKVYKFYREQKHYAGRGTGEEKIKETNECWTKDNTGEWKLLESGSDKAIREWAEKLLGLNCEQFSQVVVLPQGDFLRLLMSNSMKKASLLQTLFHAGKWKILTQRMREKERALSREAGENLASKNSILERESSSSGEELGNFCKEQKIKISELIKEHEKAQTELERQNRAYQLASALDTSQKMLVSCRKEQEESSQRAKNAAEKKRQAEAFLPKAEEARKKADSLREKRGSLRMALEGVNRLQSVEEHCQKLKKQVEEQRKVKEAAEKEWNETSARCEKGNAYIEKMSETASFLPSLSVQIEQEINKNAAAAVAIHLEKGKPCPVCGSLEHPIPAEPSMILQALIKRRKETEEAVEKLQKARKKLKQLEQEREKARDLVQSAEKEQNLLGQSLAAEEAKIEELSKTVQGNSSAAELKSVLEEIERSISDCEKMEKKITERMQLAQRSMAAAAAALESAKKAFLSAQETDRRALEAYHMAYGEQAERPNVEAIGKTRKEAQDHVAELSAQKGAALERLQSAEKSLEQLKQLETQGEKLQEQYARVSRLAKLLSGDSAMKIPIQNFVLGVMLDEILQSANLFFADLSGNRYQLIRATEESNGNARGGLDLRVLDAAAGGAREVATLSGGELFLASLSLAFGLSDVVQSTSGSVRLDSIFIDEGFGSLDQETLDTAMNALLRLQQSGRTVGIISHVTELESAIPLQVRVGKLSDGTGTLCVKTL; encoded by the coding sequence ATGAAAGCACTTTTTTTGCGTATGAAGGCATTCGGCTGCTATCTGCACGAAACCAGTCTTAACTTTGAAAGTCTCGGGGAGCACCCGCTGTTTTTGATTACCGGAAATACCGGCGGCGGAAAGACGACAATTTTGGATGCAATGTGCTTTGCACTTTATGGAAAAGCAACCGGAGGGCAACGCAGTTGGGATAGTATGCGCAGCCTTTCCGCTGCGATGAAAGAGGAGACCTTTGTGGAATTTACGTTTGCTCTTTCAGGAAAAGTCTATAAATTTTATCGTGAACAAAAACATTATGCCGGGCGCGGTACCGGAGAGGAAAAGATCAAAGAGACAAACGAGTGCTGGACGAAAGATAATACAGGAGAGTGGAAGCTGCTGGAATCTGGTTCTGACAAAGCAATTCGGGAATGGGCGGAAAAGCTTTTGGGATTAAATTGTGAGCAGTTTTCTCAGGTTGTAGTGTTGCCGCAGGGCGATTTTCTGCGGCTTTTAATGTCCAATTCCATGAAAAAGGCTTCGTTGCTGCAAACCCTTTTTCATGCGGGAAAATGGAAAATCCTGACGCAGAGAATGAGGGAAAAGGAACGTGCACTTTCTCGGGAAGCAGGAGAAAATTTAGCGTCTAAAAATTCTATTTTGGAACGGGAATCTTCTTCTAGCGGAGAGGAACTGGGAAATTTCTGTAAAGAACAAAAAATTAAGATCAGCGAACTGATTAAAGAACATGAAAAAGCGCAGACAGAACTTGAGAGACAGAATCGTGCATATCAACTGGCGTCTGCCCTCGATACTTCTCAGAAAATGTTAGTTAGCTGCCGCAAAGAGCAGGAAGAATCCTCTCAGCGAGCAAAAAATGCGGCAGAGAAAAAGAGGCAGGCGGAAGCTTTTTTACCAAAGGCAGAAGAAGCAAGAAAAAAGGCAGATTCTCTGAGGGAAAAGCGAGGCAGTCTCCGGATGGCTTTGGAAGGAGTCAACAGACTGCAGTCCGTTGAAGAACATTGTCAAAAGCTAAAAAAGCAGGTAGAGGAACAGAGAAAAGTAAAAGAGGCAGCGGAAAAAGAATGGAATGAAACCTCGGCTAGATGTGAAAAGGGAAACGCTTACATTGAAAAAATGAGTGAGACAGCTTCTTTTCTGCCGTCTTTATCAGTTCAAATAGAACAGGAGATTAATAAAAATGCAGCGGCGGCGGTAGCAATTCATCTTGAAAAGGGAAAACCATGCCCGGTCTGTGGCTCTTTAGAGCACCCCATTCCTGCAGAACCTTCGATGATTTTGCAGGCGCTCATAAAGCGTCGGAAGGAGACCGAAGAGGCTGTAGAAAAGCTCCAAAAAGCGCGTAAGAAATTAAAGCAGTTGGAGCAGGAACGGGAAAAAGCCCGGGATCTGGTACAGTCGGCAGAAAAAGAACAGAATCTGCTCGGGCAGTCTTTAGCGGCAGAAGAAGCAAAAATTGAAGAGCTTTCTAAAACGGTGCAGGGGAATTCTTCGGCAGCAGAATTAAAATCCGTTTTGGAGGAAATAGAAAGATCAATTTCTGACTGTGAAAAGATGGAAAAAAAGATTACGGAGCGGATGCAGTTGGCGCAGCGTTCCATGGCAGCGGCGGCAGCTGCACTGGAAAGTGCAAAAAAAGCGTTCTTGAGTGCACAGGAAACAGACCGCAGAGCACTAGAAGCATATCATATGGCTTACGGAGAACAGGCAGAGCGCCCGAATGTTGAAGCGATTGGAAAGACTCGAAAAGAAGCACAGGATCATGTGGCTGAACTTTCAGCTCAAAAGGGTGCCGCACTAGAACGGCTGCAGAGTGCGGAAAAGTCTTTGGAGCAGTTAAAGCAGTTGGAAACACAAGGCGAAAAGCTTCAGGAGCAGTATGCAAGAGTAAGCCGCCTTGCTAAGTTGCTTTCGGGAGATTCTGCAATGAAAATACCCATTCAGAATTTTGTATTGGGTGTAATGTTGGACGAAATTCTGCAGAGTGCAAACCTCTTTTTTGCTGATCTTTCCGGAAATCGTTATCAGCTGATTCGAGCGACAGAAGAAAGCAATGGGAATGCAAGGGGCGGGCTTGACTTACGCGTTCTGGATGCCGCGGCAGGCGGAGCAAGAGAAGTAGCAACGCTTTCGGGCGGAGAGCTTTTTCTAGCATCTCTTTCGCTGGCATTTGGGCTTTCCGATGTGGTGCAGAGCACCTCCGGCAGTGTTCGTTTGGATTCCATTTTTATTGATGAGGGATTTGGAAGTTTGGATCAGGAGACGCTGGATACCGCTATGAATGCGCTTTTGCGCCTTCAGCAGAGCGGCCGAACGGTAGGAATCATTTCTCATGTGACCGAATTAGAGAGTGCAATTCCCCTACAGGTAAGGGTCGGAAAACTTTCTGATGGGACAGGAACTTTATGTGTAAAAACTTTATAA